A DNA window from Flavisolibacter ginsenosidimutans contains the following coding sequences:
- a CDS encoding RagB/SusD family nutrient uptake outer membrane protein encodes MKRSFKTYTGTNVRLKRFHYGLLALLLGFTACKKELEEHPKSIAVETFYNTATEVETAVNAIYPPLRSTNIMGSYLSELEPYVDYGDARGSFAVLNDFQGLNATHISRTDQAWSSFYLSIRNANLVIANAPNGKDISQADVKKYIAEAKFLRAFNYFHLVRSWGGVPIHTEANLAETDVKKSTPADVYNLIVADLQDAETNLPDKPAQLGRPSKWAAKTLLADVYLQLKKYTEARDKSDEVIKANKYALVPVATVDDWQKIFSGDAGVTTEEIFYIEFTRQSGYGSIWPMYLNHPGTKLLRQGGYYGFHSYTTNPVYQNQDNNDLRKGLWYVWNIGMGPNTTLNKKFIDQIATNGAGNPATWYRYADLLLIYAEAASRANNGPTVNAMEALNQVHRRAYGKNPNTPSSVDFKLADYDANSFLDLVIRERGYEFVYEGKRWLTLKRTGKAQEIIGAVKGKTIAEKCYLFPIPASEFNFNKALDPTKDQNPGY; translated from the coding sequence ATGAAAAGAAGCTTCAAAACATATACTGGCACCAATGTTCGATTAAAGCGTTTTCATTACGGTCTGTTAGCGTTGCTGCTTGGTTTTACGGCCTGTAAAAAGGAATTGGAAGAACATCCCAAATCAATAGCCGTAGAAACGTTTTACAACACAGCTACGGAAGTAGAAACGGCTGTGAACGCAATTTACCCGCCTTTGCGCAGCACCAACATCATGGGATCGTATCTATCCGAACTTGAGCCCTACGTAGATTATGGCGATGCCCGCGGCAGTTTTGCCGTGCTCAATGATTTTCAAGGTTTGAATGCCACGCACATTAGCCGGACAGACCAGGCTTGGTCATCTTTTTACCTAAGCATTCGCAACGCTAATTTGGTTATTGCCAATGCGCCAAATGGCAAAGACATCTCGCAGGCCGACGTCAAAAAATATATTGCAGAAGCAAAATTTTTACGTGCGTTTAATTACTTCCACCTGGTAAGAAGTTGGGGAGGTGTGCCGATTCATACCGAAGCTAACTTAGCAGAAACAGACGTAAAGAAGAGTACACCAGCGGACGTCTATAACTTAATTGTTGCCGATTTGCAAGATGCCGAAACGAACCTGCCGGATAAACCTGCGCAGTTGGGACGGCCTTCGAAGTGGGCGGCTAAAACTCTGTTGGCTGATGTGTATTTGCAGCTAAAAAAATATACCGAGGCCCGCGATAAAAGCGACGAGGTTATCAAGGCAAATAAATATGCTTTAGTGCCGGTAGCCACGGTTGACGACTGGCAAAAAATCTTTAGTGGCGATGCAGGTGTTACGACCGAGGAAATCTTTTACATTGAATTCACACGCCAAAGTGGTTACGGCAGTATCTGGCCGATGTATTTAAATCATCCCGGAACCAAGTTGCTTCGGCAGGGGGGATATTATGGCTTTCACAGCTACACGACGAATCCTGTTTATCAAAATCAGGACAACAATGATCTGCGCAAGGGACTGTGGTATGTATGGAACATCGGCATGGGACCGAACACGACGCTCAATAAAAAATTTATTGACCAGATAGCGACAAACGGGGCGGGAAACCCTGCTACCTGGTACCGTTACGCCGATCTACTGTTGATTTACGCTGAAGCCGCAAGCCGGGCAAACAACGGGCCTACAGTTAACGCTATGGAAGCGTTAAATCAGGTACATCGAAGAGCCTATGGAAAAAATCCAAACACTCCTTCTTCGGTTGACTTTAAACTGGCTGATTACGATGCCAACAGTTTTTTGGATTTGGTCATCAGGGAGAGGGGATATGAATTTGTTTATGAAGGTAAACGCTGGTTGACGCTGAAGAGGACCGGAAAGGCACAGGAAATCATTGGCGCCGTAAAAGGCAAAACGATTGCCGAAAAATGTTACCTGTTTCCGATACCGGCTTCAGAATTTAATTTCAACAAAGCCCTTGATCCGACAAAAGATCAAAATCCCGGATATTAA
- a CDS encoding aspartate/glutamate racemase family protein, with the protein MQTLGLIGGVSWVSTINYYRQINEGINDALGGLNFSRCIIYSFNYADIKKNIDSDDWEATFEMVAMACRHFKTAGATGIVLCANTLHLMADRIEKEIGLPVVHIATATAMEIEKAGLKKVGLLGTKFTMELNFFTSKLIQRGMEVIVPNEEDREFVHDTIYNELGKGVFTLETKRRYLAIIDKLVKEGAEGIILGCTEIPLLIHAEDVPVPTFDTGLLHSQAAVEFSLQ; encoded by the coding sequence ATGCAAACGCTTGGTCTTATTGGCGGGGTAAGTTGGGTTTCAACGATCAACTATTACAGGCAGATCAACGAGGGAATAAACGATGCCTTAGGCGGCCTTAATTTTTCGCGGTGCATCATTTATTCTTTCAATTATGCCGATATAAAAAAGAACATTGATTCGGATGACTGGGAAGCAACTTTCGAGATGGTTGCAATGGCTTGCCGTCATTTTAAAACTGCTGGCGCAACAGGCATTGTTTTGTGTGCGAATACCCTGCACTTGATGGCAGACAGGATTGAAAAAGAAATTGGCTTGCCGGTCGTTCACATTGCAACGGCAACCGCAATGGAAATTGAAAAAGCTGGCCTAAAGAAGGTTGGCTTGCTCGGCACAAAATTTACAATGGAGCTCAACTTTTTTACATCGAAACTAATTCAGCGGGGAATGGAAGTCATTGTTCCGAATGAAGAAGACAGGGAATTTGTTCACGACACCATTTATAACGAATTGGGGAAAGGTGTTTTTACACTTGAAACAAAAAGGCGCTACCTCGCAATCATTGACAAATTAGTAAAAGAAGGCGCGGAGGGCATTATACTTGGCTGTACAGAAATCCCGTTATTGATTCATGCGGAGGATGTTCCGGTTCCTACGTTTGATACAGGTCTGTTGCATTCGCAGGCAGCAGTCGAATTTTCATTGCAGTAA
- a CDS encoding MFS transporter, with the protein MKKSLPYKWELVIILWLAYFFNQGDRQIFNAVIPLIKKNMHLSDVEIGTIATIFTIVYGCVVPFAGFASDLLKRKWIVFFSLLIFSVGTLLTGFSGSLFSLILIRGIVTGGGEAVYYPAATSLISQYHQKTRAMALSIHQTSLYVGIVASGFIAAYIGERMGWRYSFYTFGMGGLILVAYVFFRVKDVPQEVPQSRLSVWRVAKHIFAKKTVWMLCLAFGAMVFVNVGFVTWMATFYFEKFHLSLATAGFTSMFFHFGLAFLGVLIGGKLSDKFSVKRKTTRLETEFIGLLFGAPFIFIMARTPSLYVSYAALAAFGFFRGIYDSNLFAALFDVIEPGYRASSVGVMTSFAFLTGAFAPLLLGIIKTQYGLSVGIGLLSVFYLVAAVLILLAILFYFKKDYYDESPA; encoded by the coding sequence TTGAAAAAAAGCCTTCCATACAAATGGGAACTCGTCATCATCCTTTGGCTTGCCTATTTTTTTAATCAGGGCGACCGGCAGATTTTTAATGCGGTAATTCCCCTCATCAAAAAAAACATGCATTTATCCGATGTGGAAATTGGTACAATCGCCACCATCTTCACCATCGTTTACGGTTGCGTTGTTCCGTTTGCGGGTTTTGCCAGTGATCTGTTGAAAAGAAAATGGATCGTTTTTTTTAGCCTGCTGATATTCAGTGTCGGCACATTGCTCACGGGCTTTAGCGGAAGCTTATTTTCGCTTATTCTTATCAGGGGCATTGTAACGGGCGGTGGCGAAGCGGTTTATTATCCGGCAGCCACTTCGCTCATCAGCCAATACCATCAAAAAACAAGAGCGATGGCCCTGTCCATTCACCAAACATCGCTGTACGTCGGCATCGTGGCCAGTGGTTTTATTGCGGCTTACATTGGCGAAAGAATGGGTTGGCGGTATTCGTTTTATACATTCGGCATGGGTGGATTGATTTTGGTGGCTTATGTTTTTTTCCGGGTGAAAGATGTGCCTCAGGAAGTACCCCAAAGCCGTCTTTCTGTTTGGCGGGTAGCCAAACATATTTTCGCAAAAAAAACCGTGTGGATGCTTTGTCTTGCTTTTGGTGCCATGGTTTTTGTAAACGTTGGTTTCGTAACCTGGATGGCTACTTTTTATTTCGAGAAATTTCATCTTTCGTTAGCTACTGCCGGTTTTACTTCTATGTTCTTTCATTTCGGTTTGGCTTTTTTGGGGGTGCTTATTGGTGGCAAGCTTTCCGATAAATTTTCAGTGAAACGAAAAACCACGCGGCTCGAAACGGAATTCATTGGTTTGTTGTTTGGCGCACCTTTTATTTTCATCATGGCCCGCACACCAAGCTTATACGTTAGTTATGCGGCGCTTGCCGCCTTTGGTTTTTTCAGGGGTATTTATGATTCCAATTTATTTGCCGCTTTGTTTGATGTGATTGAACCAGGATACAGAGCGTCTTCGGTAGGCGTGATGACCTCATTTGCTTTTCTTACCGGTGCCTTTGCACCATTGTTGCTGGGGATTATCAAAACCCAATACGGCCTTTCAGTCGGCATTGGCTTGTTAAGTGTTTTTTATTTGGTTGCTGCCGTGCTGATCTTGCTGGCTATTTTATTTTATTTCAAAAAAGATTATTACGATGAATCGCCTGCGTGA
- a CDS encoding endo-1,4-beta-xylanase: protein MKKYIQFIGVAFLLFGSASAQKNSSWSDPALQKQIETNIEKYRKGDAVITVVDKKGKPVANATIVVQQQTSEFKFGCNLFVLHQLATPELNRKYEAAFTKLFNFATIPFYWAELEPKQDSLRFKEGSVPLWRRIPPDEAVKWCKEHNLMIKGHPMLYIKSKFMPTWVSKTDPATLKVLAKKRMTELANRYGKDVAVWDVVNEEVARLKYPNVWHQAPKDYLAWAFKVADSLFPKTTTLMINDETKTVHDSTEQYVDLVKGLLKQNVRVDGIGIQFHMLLVKKFLNGEAFTPAIMHNAYTELGKLGKPLWITEITVPSNEENGWQNQAAIVSNIYKLWFSEPQMKGITWWNFGDGTAFGTENNFKGGLLDSAMNPKPAYKVLDQLINHDWKTNLTLTTDAKGKINFRGFYGTYSIEVKKGSKSKKQIPFELKSKNRQSRAMLALTESF, encoded by the coding sequence ATGAAGAAATACATCCAGTTTATAGGCGTTGCGTTTCTTTTGTTCGGCAGCGCATCGGCGCAGAAAAATTCCTCGTGGAGCGATCCTGCCTTGCAAAAGCAAATCGAAACCAACATTGAAAAATACCGCAAAGGCGACGCTGTTATTACCGTCGTGGATAAGAAAGGAAAGCCGGTTGCAAATGCCACAATCGTTGTTCAACAGCAAACGAGCGAATTCAAATTCGGCTGCAATTTGTTTGTGTTACATCAATTGGCTACGCCTGAATTAAACCGCAAATACGAAGCGGCATTTACAAAACTGTTCAACTTCGCCACCATTCCTTTTTACTGGGCCGAACTAGAGCCCAAGCAGGACAGCCTGCGCTTTAAAGAAGGCTCTGTTCCCCTGTGGCGGCGCATTCCACCGGATGAAGCCGTAAAATGGTGCAAAGAACACAACCTCATGATCAAAGGGCATCCAATGCTTTACATCAAAAGCAAGTTCATGCCAACATGGGTTTCCAAGACCGATCCGGCAACGTTGAAAGTGCTGGCAAAAAAACGCATGACGGAGCTTGCCAATCGTTACGGAAAAGACGTTGCCGTTTGGGACGTAGTGAACGAAGAAGTGGCGCGGTTAAAATATCCAAACGTGTGGCACCAGGCTCCAAAAGATTACCTGGCCTGGGCCTTTAAAGTAGCCGATAGTTTGTTTCCCAAAACAACCACATTGATGATTAACGATGAAACAAAAACGGTGCACGACAGCACTGAGCAATACGTTGACTTGGTGAAAGGATTGTTGAAACAAAACGTTCGTGTAGACGGCATTGGTATTCAGTTTCACATGCTGCTCGTGAAAAAATTTTTAAACGGCGAGGCCTTTACGCCAGCGATTATGCACAACGCTTACACAGAATTGGGAAAGTTGGGCAAGCCGCTTTGGATTACTGAGATCACGGTTCCCAGCAACGAAGAAAACGGTTGGCAAAATCAGGCCGCCATTGTATCCAACATTTATAAGTTGTGGTTCAGCGAGCCGCAAATGAAGGGAATCACCTGGTGGAATTTTGGCGACGGGACCGCTTTCGGTACCGAAAACAATTTTAAAGGCGGACTGTTGGATTCTGCCATGAACCCAAAGCCTGCTTACAAAGTTTTGGATCAATTGATTAACCACGACTGGAAAACGAATCTGACGCTAACAACCGACGCCAAGGGCAAAATAAATTTCAGGGGCTTTTATGGTACTTATTCCATTGAAGTGAAAAAAGGAAGCAAATCGAAAAAGCAAATTCCATTTGAATTGAAAAGCAAAAACCGTCAAAGCCGGGCAATGCTGGCTTTGACTGAATCATTTTAA
- a CDS encoding sialate O-acetylesterase → MMIKKFTGRFFLLLATMFFYGASNAAVKLPALFADHMVLQQKTKAPIWGWGSPGEEISVEASWQESKIHTKVAASGDWKIELATPTAGGPYKIKISGENLIELDDVWIGEVWLCSGQSNMTFPLKYSDSAKGEIAKADFPSIRYFGVQQQFGPEPFRDCKGQWQITSPQTAASFSAVAYYFARKLCNDLKVPVGIVCSGWSGTPAEAWTPKEVLQADDSLHYFLQRWKEIPQKVGADSVKYHLAVQQWEEQKKSGNNNLPKPDEPRNYYYYSKPWCEPGALFNGMIQPLIPFCFKGVLWYQGESNVSENNLYQNLFKALIKSWRKQWNDEDLPFYFVQIAPFGYSDLGAAAKLRQAQYNVMKTVAHTAMAITVDVGNMNNIHFTHKKEVGERLALIAQAKSYGFKNSVYKGPECFAVSKVGHGLLVSFDQTLFTIDDKKPQGFEIGYKDSKTNSLLFVPAEATIQNHQVKVWNNNVKDPLVVRYAWLEISNANLKNSSGLPAFPFQQSVEMHKSKTKSSR, encoded by the coding sequence ATGATGATAAAAAAGTTTACCGGTAGGTTCTTTCTTCTGTTGGCGACGATGTTTTTCTACGGCGCAAGCAACGCAGCCGTAAAACTTCCGGCGCTGTTTGCAGACCACATGGTATTGCAGCAAAAAACAAAGGCACCGATTTGGGGTTGGGGATCGCCGGGTGAAGAAATTTCCGTTGAAGCATCCTGGCAAGAAAGTAAAATTCACACCAAAGTTGCTGCATCGGGAGATTGGAAAATTGAATTGGCAACTCCAACCGCCGGCGGGCCTTATAAAATAAAGATCAGCGGTGAAAATCTAATAGAGCTCGACGATGTATGGATCGGTGAAGTATGGCTTTGCTCCGGACAATCGAACATGACCTTTCCGTTGAAGTACAGCGACAGCGCAAAGGGTGAAATTGCAAAAGCCGATTTTCCTTCCATTCGTTATTTTGGTGTGCAGCAACAATTTGGCCCCGAACCTTTTCGGGATTGCAAAGGCCAATGGCAAATCACTTCGCCTCAAACCGCCGCTTCTTTTTCTGCCGTGGCGTATTATTTTGCCCGGAAACTTTGTAATGATTTAAAGGTGCCCGTTGGCATTGTGTGTTCCGGTTGGTCGGGGACACCTGCTGAAGCCTGGACACCAAAAGAAGTTTTGCAAGCCGATGACTCGTTGCATTATTTCTTGCAGCGCTGGAAAGAAATTCCGCAAAAGGTTGGCGCGGATTCAGTAAAATATCATCTTGCTGTACAGCAGTGGGAAGAACAAAAAAAATCCGGCAATAACAATTTGCCAAAGCCAGATGAACCAAGAAATTATTATTACTATTCAAAACCCTGGTGCGAACCAGGCGCTTTGTTCAATGGAATGATCCAACCGCTGATACCGTTTTGTTTTAAAGGTGTGTTGTGGTATCAGGGCGAATCGAATGTTTCTGAAAACAACCTCTATCAAAATTTATTCAAGGCGCTCATCAAAAGTTGGCGCAAGCAATGGAATGATGAAGACCTGCCTTTTTATTTTGTTCAGATTGCACCGTTTGGTTACAGCGATTTGGGTGCGGCGGCAAAGCTTCGGCAGGCTCAGTATAATGTAATGAAAACAGTGGCTCATACCGCCATGGCAATTACGGTTGATGTTGGCAACATGAACAACATTCATTTCACCCATAAAAAAGAAGTGGGTGAACGATTGGCTTTGATTGCACAGGCAAAAAGTTACGGGTTTAAAAACAGTGTTTATAAAGGCCCTGAATGTTTTGCCGTTTCTAAAGTGGGTCATGGCTTGCTAGTCAGTTTTGATCAAACTTTGTTCACCATTGATGATAAAAAGCCGCAGGGTTTTGAAATAGGATATAAAGATTCAAAAACAAACTCCCTTCTCTTTGTTCCTGCGGAAGCAACCATCCAAAACCATCAGGTGAAAGTTTGGAATAATAATGTAAAAGACCCCTTGGTTGTTCGGTATGCGTGGTTGGAAATATCCAACGCCAATCTTAAAAACAGTTCAGGCTTGCCGGCTTTCCCTTTTCAGCAAAGCGTTGAAATGCATAAATCAAAAACCAAAAGCAGCCGTTGA
- a CDS encoding alpha/beta hydrolase: protein MKLLFAPFILLAFLPFVKREGLAFSPNENHKRINADPVVIDEPLLIHGLEIRDFNKKRCIQLKEGTSNGVAEINFFEPSACYDLTLFYVDEKSGKAELAVLINGKQAGSIPFDEESKNDFNAFAFKKKTIAGINIQQWSKISLLFTGDKTERCRIEKLVLTPVGAFKGQLQNLKRPETLQLFETADEKQTARGFLPHFVNDRIDSLMKGRVRELQQLKTPQEWLAQQNKTRQILDSFFGKFPAKTALHPVITGKIEREKYTIEKLYFESRPHYYVTANFYLPKERKLPVPGVLFTCGHSDNGKNNLLYHSTCLGLVLKGYAVLVFDPVGQGERVEYFNANTKTENVDGAVDQHYYLGRPSFLVNRTLSGLRAWDATRALDYLTSRPEVDTSKIAAVGNSGGGQMALLITALDHRIKVCAAGHPGGQMEKNYLPGQNLIDRQIFSLIAPRPVRIIVGEKSGEEAPHRKKIEDIQLFMEGLGYNKDRAEIKMVDGVHDIKLPKREAVYEWLNRWFGKENEGTTEATLHPEEEENLWVTKSGLTLVSLGGESGQSLNEKELEKIYKPVKNDNELKQRIAARIGLNGNEKRSSINAHSVETIHCGDLSVEKLTYQSEEGMLIPALLIKPKKINSSAPVYVYASEQGKPRSYTETSIPFALAQKGNIVLAIDVRGVGETSPTASLPLPVKYSACTAPQWIHDCLAIQSPGFGRTMTGMRTFDVMRGIDFIQSRNELKDRKIFVYGEGIGGLWALLASIYDSRVAGVITNGTLTSYKQLVANKYYAVSSDYFWLPGVLCDFDIPALARLATKQQWIDPINGLGEKLTAADAATIIGNNKKIAIVSTKKHTSAIVPSFQP from the coding sequence ATGAAACTATTATTTGCTCCGTTTATTTTGCTTGCCTTCTTGCCTTTTGTAAAAAGGGAAGGGCTGGCATTCTCGCCAAATGAAAACCACAAACGAATCAATGCCGATCCTGTTGTGATTGATGAACCTTTGTTAATTCACGGTTTGGAAATAAGGGATTTTAACAAGAAACGGTGTATCCAATTAAAAGAAGGTACGAGCAACGGCGTGGCGGAAATAAATTTTTTCGAACCGTCTGCCTGTTACGATCTCACTTTGTTTTATGTAGATGAAAAAAGCGGGAAAGCAGAACTGGCCGTACTGATAAACGGCAAACAAGCCGGAAGCATTCCGTTTGATGAAGAAAGCAAAAACGATTTCAACGCTTTTGCTTTTAAAAAGAAAACAATTGCCGGAATCAACATCCAACAATGGAGTAAAATTTCGTTGCTGTTCACCGGCGATAAAACGGAACGATGCCGCATTGAAAAATTGGTGCTTACGCCGGTTGGCGCATTCAAAGGCCAATTGCAAAATTTAAAAAGACCGGAGACGCTTCAACTGTTTGAAACGGCTGACGAAAAGCAAACGGCAAGAGGGTTTCTTCCGCATTTTGTAAATGACCGCATTGATAGCCTGATGAAAGGGCGGGTGAGAGAACTTCAGCAATTAAAAACGCCACAGGAATGGTTAGCACAACAAAATAAAACCCGCCAAATTTTGGACAGCTTCTTTGGAAAATTTCCAGCCAAAACAGCCTTGCATCCGGTAATCACGGGAAAGATTGAGCGTGAAAAATACACCATTGAAAAGCTTTATTTCGAGAGCCGTCCGCATTATTACGTAACCGCTAATTTTTATTTACCGAAAGAAAGAAAGTTGCCTGTGCCCGGCGTTCTTTTCACTTGCGGCCATAGCGATAACGGCAAGAACAATCTTTTGTATCACAGCACTTGTTTGGGTTTGGTGCTGAAAGGTTATGCGGTTTTAGTTTTTGATCCCGTCGGTCAGGGAGAGCGGGTTGAATACTTTAATGCAAATACAAAAACAGAGAACGTTGATGGAGCCGTTGATCAACATTATTATTTGGGCAGGCCGTCTTTTCTTGTTAACCGCACCTTGTCTGGTTTGCGGGCCTGGGACGCCACAAGAGCGTTGGATTACCTGACATCAAGACCCGAAGTAGATACAAGCAAAATAGCTGCGGTAGGCAATTCAGGCGGCGGGCAAATGGCCCTATTGATTACCGCCCTCGATCATCGGATAAAGGTTTGTGCGGCTGGTCATCCCGGTGGTCAGATGGAAAAAAATTATTTGCCGGGGCAAAACTTAATAGACCGTCAAATATTTAGTTTGATAGCCCCTCGTCCGGTTCGCATAATCGTTGGCGAAAAATCAGGCGAAGAAGCACCGCATCGGAAAAAGATTGAGGACATTCAACTATTCATGGAAGGTTTAGGTTACAACAAAGACCGGGCTGAAATAAAAATGGTGGACGGTGTTCACGACATAAAGCTGCCAAAAAGAGAAGCTGTGTATGAATGGTTGAACCGTTGGTTTGGAAAAGAAAATGAAGGCACAACCGAAGCAACCTTGCATCCAGAAGAAGAGGAGAATTTGTGGGTTACAAAAAGCGGGTTGACACTTGTTTCGCTTGGCGGCGAAAGCGGGCAATCACTTAACGAAAAGGAATTGGAAAAAATATACAAGCCCGTAAAAAATGACAATGAGTTAAAACAGCGGATTGCCGCCAGAATTGGATTGAACGGGAATGAAAAACGAAGCAGCATCAACGCTCATTCTGTTGAAACAATCCACTGCGGCGATCTTTCAGTGGAGAAACTAACCTATCAAAGCGAAGAAGGAATGTTGATCCCTGCACTTTTGATCAAACCAAAAAAAATAAATTCTTCAGCACCGGTTTATGTTTATGCGTCTGAACAAGGAAAGCCACGCAGTTATACTGAAACGTCGATTCCCTTTGCATTGGCACAAAAAGGAAACATTGTATTGGCCATTGATGTGAGAGGCGTTGGTGAAACAAGTCCAACGGCTTCTTTGCCGTTGCCGGTTAAATATTCGGCTTGCACGGCGCCGCAATGGATACACGATTGTCTTGCCATTCAAAGCCCGGGGTTTGGTCGCACGATGACGGGTATGAGAACGTTTGATGTAATGCGTGGCATTGATTTTATTCAATCACGCAACGAGCTTAAGGATAGGAAAATCTTTGTGTACGGCGAAGGCATCGGCGGTTTGTGGGCCTTGCTGGCAAGCATTTATGATTCTCGTGTGGCCGGCGTAATTACAAACGGAACGTTGACATCCTACAAACAATTAGTTGCGAATAAATATTACGCAGTTAGCTCTGATTATTTCTGGCTGCCGGGTGTTTTGTGCGATTTTGATATTCCAGCCCTGGCTCGTCTTGCAACAAAGCAACAATGGATTGACCCTATCAACGGTTTGGGCGAAAAATTAACTGCAGCCGATGCAGCTACTATCATTGGAAACAATAAAAAGATAGCAATTGTTTCAACGAAGAAACACACTTCTGCTATCGTTCCTTCTTTTCAACCATGA
- a CDS encoding RraA family protein produces MSTQQYKKEIGMMNLEQLIESRESVSDADFPIPEKELLCRFERMYTGAVNDVLREFCLLNQALPNRIQPLREYRTIAGIAFTVKSAPNAMISGEMEFRTQMLDTMHEDAFVIWDTSLDEQATLWGGVMTATAKGKKVKAACIDGGIRDTHQILDADFPVFYKYRLSNGSLGRCLITHYQVTLSIGGVTIKPGDVILGDIDGVLVVPREIAYKVLIRAEEILANEEVIFSWVKEGQSIHEISEKGGYF; encoded by the coding sequence ATGAGCACACAACAGTATAAAAAAGAAATAGGAATGATGAACCTTGAGCAATTGATTGAAAGCCGTGAAAGCGTTTCTGACGCTGATTTTCCCATTCCTGAAAAAGAACTTTTGTGCCGCTTCGAACGGATGTACACCGGCGCCGTAAACGATGTGCTGCGGGAATTTTGTTTGCTCAATCAAGCCTTGCCTAACCGCATCCAACCGTTGCGCGAATACCGCACTATTGCCGGCATTGCGTTCACCGTTAAAAGCGCACCCAACGCGATGATCAGCGGCGAGATGGAATTTCGTACGCAGATGTTGGATACCATGCACGAAGACGCTTTTGTAATTTGGGACACCAGCCTGGATGAACAGGCTACTTTGTGGGGAGGCGTCATGACGGCAACAGCCAAAGGAAAAAAAGTAAAAGCGGCCTGCATTGATGGCGGCATTCGTGACACGCACCAAATTTTAGATGCCGACTTTCCTGTTTTTTACAAGTACCGGTTGTCCAATGGCAGTTTGGGAAGATGCCTTATCACGCATTACCAAGTGACGCTTTCGATTGGTGGTGTCACCATCAAGCCCGGGGATGTTATTCTTGGTGATATTGATGGAGTCTTAGTAGTACCACGAGAGATTGCGTACAAAGTTTTGATAAGGGCCGAAGAAATTTTAGCAAACGAAGAGGTCATTTTTAGCTGGGTGAAAGAAGGGCAATCCATTCATGAGATTAGCGAGAAAGGTGGATACTTTTAA